Proteins from one Nicotiana tabacum cultivar K326 chromosome 23, ASM71507v2, whole genome shotgun sequence genomic window:
- the LOC107770420 gene encoding formyltetrahydrofolate deformylase 1, mitochondrial-like — MNFRSQVFGFAKRSFKTVQKIPFGSINAYSTTSSSLVHGIHQFHCPDVVGILAKLSECIASRDGNILTADIFVPDHNHVFYSRSEFVFDPAKWPREQMDADFSKLAKMFNAMKSVVRVPDIDPKYKIAVLASKQEHCLVDLMHGWQDGRLPIHITSVISNHERGPNTHVIRFLERHGIPYYHLPTTKENKREGEILEIVRDTDFLVLARYMQVLSGDFLKSYKKDIINIHHGLLPSFKGSNPSKQAFDAGVKLIGATSHFVSEELDAGPIIEQMVERVSHRDNLRTFIQKSEDVEKRCLAKAIKSYCELRILPYEENKTVVFRS; from the exons ATGAACTTCCGTTCGCAAGTTTTTGGATTTGCGAAAAGGTCCTTCAAAACTGTACAAAAAATCCCTTTTGGGTCCATTAACGCTTACTCCACCACCTCAAGTTCCTTGGTCCATGGCATTCATCAATTTCATTGCCCG GATGTGGTAGGAATACTTGCTAAACTATCGGAGTGCATAGCATCAAGGGATGGAAATATTCTCACTGCTGACATTTTTGTTCCTGACCACAACCATGTCTTTTACTCCAGAag CGAGTTTGTCTTTGACCCTGCTAAATGGCCACGTGAGCAAATGGATGCTGACTTCTCTAAACTAGCTAAAATGTTCAATGCAATGAAGTCTGTTGTTCGGGTGCCTGATATCGATCCCAAATATAAGATTGCAGTTCTAGCTTCAAAGCAG GAACACTGTCTTGTGGACTTGATGCATGGTTGGCAGGACGGACGGCTTCCCATTCACATAACTTCTGTAATAAG CAACCATGAGCGAGGTCCAAACACTCATGTGATTCGGTTTCTTGAGAGGCATGGGATTCCATACTATCATTTGCCAACGACCAAGGAGAATAAAAGAGAAGGAGAAATCTTGGAAATAGTTCGGGATACTGATTTTTTGGTGCTTGCTAGATACATGCAG GTATTGTCTGGAGACTTCTTAAAAAGCTATAAGAAAGATATCATTAATATTCACCATGGCTTGTTGCCATCATTCAAGGGCAGTAATCCATCTAAGCAG GCTTTTGATGCTGGCGTTAAGTTGATTGGGGCGACAAGTCACTTTGTTAGTGAAGAACTAGATGCAGGTCCAATCATTGAGCAAAtg GTTGAAAGGGTTTCTCATAGAGATAATTTGCGGACTTTTATACAAAAGTCTGAGGATGTTGAGAAAAGGTGTCTTGCAAAAGCGATCAAATCATACTGTGAGCTGCGTATTTTGCCGTATGAGGAGAACAAGACTGTTGTGTTTAGGTCCTGA
- the LOC107770419 gene encoding VAN3-binding protein-like, with protein MEENYLLDWKKNDSDNWLVSVEEDEEMKADLPSLHQPQTPMEPMDFLSRSWSLSASELSKALAQKQKLYTFDRKFSVIPESVSPPPQLPGTKMSNSQNGRRTSGGIVRWFHPKDSNSSSVKKKEKARLENAHMHAVLSVAGLAAALAAVTAAENSNGSSSKMSMALASATELLASHCLEMAESAGAEHDRVASVVRSAVDIHSASDLVTFTAAAATALRGEATLKSRLPKEARRNASISPCDKSMVEAQTFAAFPNDMDEHDSPFVGELVHITRKGVHRWKRVSVYINKKSQVVIKLKSKHVGGAFSKNNKCVVYEVCDGSDAWLFNKEIESQDLYLGVKTAQGLLEFNCKNKSQKQKWVDRIQKLLDRVSLFEDTEGSMTMLNINRSI; from the exons ATGGAGGAAAACTATCTATTGGATTGGAAGAAGAATGATTCAGATAATTGGCTTGTGAGTGTAGAAGAGGATGAAGAGATGAAAGCAGATTTACCTTCTTTACATCAACCACAAACACCAATGGAGCCTATGGATTTCTTGTCAAGATCTTGGAGCCTTTCTGCTTCTGAATTATCAAAAGCTCTTGCTCAAAAACAGAAACTCTATACTTTTGACAGGAAATTTAGTGTGATTCCTGAGTCTGTTTCTCCACCTCCACAACTA CCAGGGACCAAGATGTCGAATTCACAAAACGGGCGAAGAACCTCCGGGGGGATTGTAAGGTGGTTCCATCCTAAGGATTCTAACAGTAGCTCtgtaaaaaagaaagagaaggcgCGCCTAGAAAACGCACATATGCACGCTGTCTTGTCTGTAGCAGGACTAGCTGCAGCATTGGCTGCTGTAACAGCAGCAGAGAACTCGAATGGTTCAAGCTCAAAGATGAGCATGGCTTTAGCATCAGCTACTGAACTCTTGGCCTCACATTGCCTTGAAATGGCTGAATCAGCCGGGGCAGAACATGATCGTGTAGCCTCAGTTGTTAGATCAGCAGTGGACATACATAGTGCTAGTGATCTTGTCACATTCACAGCTGCAGCTGCCACAG CTTTGAGAGGAGAAGCAACTCTTAAGTCAAGATTACCAAAAGAAGCAAGGAGGAATGCATCTATAAGTCCATGTGACAAAAGCATGGTAGAAGCTCAAACTTTTGCTGCTTTCCCTAATGACATGGACGAACACGATTCCCCCTTTGTGGGTGAATTGGTGCATATCACAAGGAAAG GAGTGCACCGATGGAAACGCGTGTCTGTCTATATTAATAAAAAATCTCAG GTTGTGATCAAGTTGAAGAGTAAACATGTTGGTGGAGCTTtctctaaaaataataaat GTGTTGTTTATGAAGTGTGTGATGGAAGTGATGCCTGGTTGTTCAATAAAGAGATTGAAAGCCAAGATTTGTACCTTGGAGTAAAGACGGCTCAGGGTCTTCTGGAGTTCAACTGCAAAAAcaaaagccaaaaacaaaaatGGGTTGATAGAATTCAGAAGCTTCTTGATCGAGTCAGTTTATTTGAAGATACTGAGGGCTCAATGACAATGTTGAACATTAACAGGAGCATTTGA
- the LOC107770422 gene encoding putative aquaporin TIP-type RB7-18C, with translation MVKIAFGNYNDSVSAASIKAYLAEFIATLLFVFAGVGSVISYNKLTTDAALDPAGLVAVAVAHAFALFVGVSMAANISGGHLNPAVTFGLAVGGNITILTGFFYWIAQLLGSTIACLLLKFVTGGLAVPTHGVAAGLTGFEGVVMEIVITFALVYTVYATAADPKNGSLGTIAPIAIGFIVGANILAAGPFSGGSMNPARSFGPAVVSGDFSQNWIYWVGPLIGGGLAGLIYGDVFIGSHDPLPVSEDYA, from the exons ATGGTGAAGATTGCCTTTGGTAATTATAATGACTCTGTTAGTGCAGCCTCAATCAAGGCATACCTAGCTGAGTTCATTGCTACTCTTCTCTTTGTTTTTGCTGGTGTTGGATCTGTAATATCTTACA ATAAGTTGACAACAGATGCAGCTCTAGACCCAGCTGGTTTAGTAGCAGTGGCTGTGGCACATGCATTTGCATTGTTTGTTGGAGTTTCAATGGCAGCCAATATCTCAGGTGGTCATTTAAATCCAGCTGTCACATTTGGATTGGCTGTTGGTGGCAATATAACTATCTTGACTGGTTTCTTCTACTGGATTGCCCAATTGCTTGGCTCTACAATTGCTTGCCTTCTCCTCAAATTCGTTACTGGTGGATTG GCTGTTCCTACTCATGGAGTTGCTGCTGGGCTCACTGGATTTGAAGGAGTGGTAATGGAGATAGTGATCACTTTTGCACTGGTCTACACTGTTTATGCTACTGCAGCAGACCCCAAAAATGGCTCCCTTGGAACAATTGCACCTATTGCAATTGGGTTCATTGTTGGAGCAAATATCTTGGCTGCTGGCCCATTTAGTGGTGGGTCAATGAACCCAGCTCGATCATTTGGGCCTGCTGTGGTTTCTGGAGATTTTTCACAGAACTGGATCTATTGGGTCGGCCCACTTATTGGTGGAGGATTAGCTGGGCTAATTTATGGTGATGTGTTTATTGGATCACATGATCCACTTCCAGTCTCTGAAGACTATGCTTAG